The DNA window GATTCAATTACCTGTTGTTGCAGATGCAAAAAAGTGGACTATTCAAGACAGCGAATCACTTTATCGTATCAATGGCTGGGGAGAACCTTATTTCAGTATTAACGAAGCAGGACATGTGACCGTATCCCCCAAAGGCGATCGCGGTGGTTGCATTGACCTCTTTGATTTGGTGAACGATCTGAAGCAGAGAGGGTTACGTCTGCCCATATTAGTGAGATTTTCGGATATCTTGGCCGATCGCATTGAGCGGATTAATTCTACCTTTGCCAAGGCGATCGCACGCTATAACTACAATGGCGTTTATCGTGGCGTTTTCCCTGTCAAAGTCAATCAACAACGTCAATTGGTTGAAGAAATTGCCAAATATGGTAAACCGTTTCAGTTTGGTCTAGAAGCAGGTTCTAAGCCCGAATTATTGATTGCTCTTGCTACTTTACGCACCCCTGGCTCGTTACTAATCTGCAATGGCTACAAGGATGCTGAATATATTGAAACGGCTTTACTAGCGCGAAAGCTGGGGCAAAATACGATCATTGTGATCGAGCAACTGGAAGAAGTGGAAATGATCATCCGCGCTGCGACTAAGTTGGGAATTGCCCCCGTGGTTGGCGTAAGAGCAAAACTGAGTGCCAAAGGTCTAGGTCATTGGGAAGACTCGACAGGCGATCGCGCAAAGTTTGGGTTGAGTATGTGGGAAATCCTAGAAACCTTTGAACAATTGGAAGCGGCAAATATGCTGGATTCCCTGAAATTGTTGCATTTCCATATCGGTTCCCAAATTAGCAATATCAGCACGATCAAAGATGCCTTACGCGAAGCAGGACAAATCTACGTGCAGCTTGCGGAAATGGGTGCACCGATGGGACATCTCGATGTTGGTGGTGGTTTAGGCGTTGACTACGATGGTTCCAAAACCAATTTCTATGCCTCTAAAAACTATAGTATGCAGAACTATGCCTACGATATCGTAGCGGCAATTAAGGATGCCTGCGCGGAAAAAGGCGTACCTGTGCCAACTTTGACCAGTGAAAGCGGTCGCGCGATCGCATCCCATCAATCGGTTCTAGTCTTCGATGTAGTTGGCATTAGCGGTATTCCTAATCAGGCGATCGAGCCGCTAAAAGAGGATGAGCATCTAATCGTCCGTAATCTTTTTGAAGCATTGGAAAACATCAACGAGAATAATTACCAAGAGATTTATCACGATGCCGTCCAGTTCAATCAAGAAGCAGTTAGCCTCTTTACCTTTGGATATCTCAGCCTCAAGCAACGCGCCAGAGTTGAACGTCTATTTTGGGAATGTTGCGATCGCATTCTCAAGGTAACCCGCAAACTGAATTATGTACCTGACGATCTTGAAGATCTGGAACGGGCTATGGCGCTAACTTATTACTGTAATTTCTCAGTATTTCAGTCTGCTCCCGATAGTTGGGCGATCGACCAATTGTTCCCAATTATGCCAATCCATCGCCTGAATGAAGAACCAAACTGTCGCGGCACGATCGCTGATCTTACCTGTGACAGCGATGGCAAAATTGATCGTTTCATCGATTTACGCGATGTCAAGTCTGTACTTGAGTTACATCCTTTTATTTCTGAAGAGCCTTACTTTCTAGCTTTGTTTCTAGGTGGAGCCTATCAAGAGATTCTTGGCGATTTGCATAATCTCTTTGGTGACACTGATGCAGTTCATATTCATGCAACTCCTAATGGTTATAAGGTTGAGCATGTAATCAAGGGTGATTCGATGACCGAAGTTCTCGAATATGTGCAGTACAATCGTGATGCGATGCTGGAAAATATTCGTCAAGAGACAGAACGCTCTCTCCAAGAGAAGCAAATTACTCTGGATGAAGCAAGGTTGTTTTTACAAAAATATGAACATTGCTTGAATGGTTATACCTACTTAAGCTGAGTTTTACAGTGCTTTGTGCCCAAACCAGAACCAATAAATTTTTTAAAATTGTTGCTTTGCAACAATTTTAAAAAATTTATTGTGTTTCGTTCGATCGAAAATTGCTGTAAGCATAATGTCGCAGTTTCTACTAAAGTTACATTAGCTCACAATAATGATTTGCTGTGCCAAGAGTAGAGCAAATCATTAATTTAGAATTGCACATTTGATTTTTTGGTAAAACGTGGAAATTTTATGTATCAGTAACGGACATGGTGAAGATATCATCGCTGCCCGTATCTGCATTGAACTAGAAAAATTAGGATTTTCTGCGATCGCCTTGCCACTTGTGGGGGTGGGACATGCCTATACTAAAGCAAATATACCGATTGTCGAAAAGTTTGCTCAGTCGATGCCATCGGGAGGATTTGTCCGCATGGATAGCCGCCAATTAGCGCGTGATGTCAAAGGTGGATTGGTGGGGCTAACTCGTAAACAATTGGGCTTTGCATGGAATTGGTCACGCGAAAACCGCAGGACTAAAAGGCTGATTTTAGCGGTAGGTGATATTGTGCCATTACTGTTTGCATGGCTACCGTCTCAGTTTGGCGGTTGTAATTTTGCATTTGTTGCCACGGCTAAATCAGAATATTATTGGCGCGATCGCAAAAGTAGTTTGCCCCATGTCAAAAAACCTTTTGGCGGCTCCATTTTTTTTCCTTGGGAACGCGCTTTGATGAATAGCGATCGCTGCAAGGCGATATTTGTCCGCGATCTTTTGACCGCAGAGATCTTGAATCGAGATTTTAAACTGCCTGCGATCTATCTGGGCAACTCGATGATGGATGGGCTAGAAACAAAGGGCATGAATTTTGGTATTGGCGAAGATGAATGGGCAGTGGCAATTCTGCCTGGTTCGAGATCGCCTGAAGCCTATGAAAACTGGATGACATTAATGCTTTGCGCCCAAGTTGTTTCCCGTGCGATTCCCCATAATGTCCATTTTTTAGTAGCGATCGCTCCCGATCTAGATCTAGAAATTATTGGACAGAGCATTATTCAAAAAGGTTGGCAACGTATTGATGAAACTACTTTTAAGGTGCAGAATGCGCGGCTAATTTTGTTGCAAGATGGCTTTGGTGATTGTCTGCATCAATGTCATTTAGGATTGGCGATGGCAGGCACGGCGACGGAACAGATGGTAGGTTTAGGCAAACCTGTAATTACGATCGCAGGAAATGGCCCACAATTTACGCGCAAGTTTGCTGAAGAACAGGCAGATTTATTAGGATGTTCAATTAATTTAATCGAAAAACCTGCTCAAGTTGCGGATGTGCTAAATGAGATTTTGCAAGATCCTGATTACTTTCAAGAAGTAAGCCGCAATGGTGAGGAGCGCATGGGAAAAGCAGGAGCATCTGCCCGAATTGCTAAATATATCGCTGAGAAAATCTAACAAAAAAGGTTCGCTTAGCGAACCTTTTTTGTTAGATTGATCGCAAAAATGTTATGAAAACAAATCTTTGAGAAAGAGAGATATCTCTAACCGATCGCTGACATTAAAGAAATCAAGAGGAACCACTCCATCTAAGTGCCGACTGACTACACTAAAGCCCAATCTAGCCCTGCGATAGTTAACCACTAAAGGACTATTTGCTGGTAAAGGTAAACGAAACCAAGCATCAAAATTAGGGGCTTGCGCCATGAGATCGCTCATTGCTTTTACAGTTGCTGCCGAGCGTTCATCGGGCAAACTACTCGTAGCAAATACATAGGCGCGTTCCAGTAACTTATCACGCAAATTAGGATTTAGCCATGCGGAAATCACCATCTCTAGAGGGGTTTGGGGATTTTGCTTGACTGATTGCAAGGCGCTAGCATCATTAGCGATCGCATTGGCTAGTAAAACTGCCGTGGAATTGCCTGTTTGCTTGAGTTCAGCAACTGCATTAGGATTGCCATTCCACCATCTTAAGGCAGCAAGACTTATCGCTTTACTAGGATTATTGCGATAGCTACTTTCCAGATTAGCTAATACTTGTGGGTAAAGACTCTGAAAAGGAGCATCTTTCCAAATTGGACTCGTAATGAAAATAGGATCGTTAATTACTTCCGTAGTCATCGAATTGATGGCTTCATTGGTCTTACCTTGACGCAATAAACTCAATCCCAAGCCAAAGAAAAGCGATCGCTTATTGGGAACTAGTTCTAAACCCCGACGGAAATAAATCTCAGCTTCTTGAGCAGAACTGGGCGAGGATTCTCGGATACTCAGCCATGCGGCAGCGTTGTATCCTGCTTCATTATTAGGATTGACTGCGATCGCCGTTTTAATCCATGCCAAACCATCTTTTTGCCAAGCTTGTGACTGCGGAAAATTAGGATAGTTAAGCGCGAGATCGGCTAAATTCCAACCCAATTGATAGGGATAGTATGGTTCCCAAGGTGCAAATTGATGGGCGAATTTGAGTCTATCTTGAAATTTTTCGATCGCGGCGATCGCTTCAGGTAAAACTTCCTGTTTTGCAGTCGCCAAATCTTCTCTTGCTCTTGATAAATAGATAAAGCCTACACTTGAAGCCTGCCAAGCCATATTTACAGGAACGAGCCATGCGATCGCGGCTACTAAATAGACCGTGGCAATAGATGCTAACCAGAGGCGCGGCTGTTTTTGATGACCGAGGCTAATCAATTCCCCCGTATGCCTTTGCCCTAAATAGGCTAAACATGCAAATACAATTACTAAGCTGCCACTTATCGCAGGAACATCAAGCTGATAGTCAGTAATCGCTAACATCCCATAACCAATCAAACTGCCAAACAATCCATAGGTGATCACCTGATCCTGTGAATTAGCTTGCCAAGTTGAGGATTTGTGTAATTTGATAAATAGGGTAATGAGCGCCACTAATAAAAATACAAAGGTAATTACTGCGCCGATCCCCAGTTCTGCCCAAAGATGTATGGGTGTACTATGTAACTGAAATAAAAGCTCAGCTTCCCGCCCTGCCCATTGCGGACGATATTGCTGATAGAGCATAATCGCTGAGCCTGCTCCTGCCCCAAACAGCCAATGATCTAGGCCAATCCTCCAGCCCACATCCGCCGCGATCACTCTAAATAGCAATTCACCTGATCCTTGAGTAGGATTTGCAGAACTAGTAATTAATCCTGAAATTAGCGATCGCAAGCGATTGTTTGTAGAAATTAAAAATGCTAACAAAGCGATCGCGCCACCACCAGCAAAAGTAACTAACCAACGATTTCCCCTGCTATAGAATAAAGCCACAATAATTCCATACGCAACAATTGCCCCCAGCCCCAAAAAACCGCCCCGTGAACTGGTAGTGTACAAATCAATTAAGCCTAAACCGATCGCCATTAGCCATAGGGATCGCCACATTCCCTTTTGGGCGATCGCCAAACTTGCAAAAATCGGTACAACCAACATCAGAAATCCCGCCACATAATTTTGATGTCCCATTGGAGCCCAATTGCGAGATTGCAAATCCGAAAAATCGTAATTAAGATTTAGACCCCATTGATTCAGCTTGGCAAAATTATTTAATTGTGGCAACCATGTCTGAGTGATCCACAAAAATAAACTTTCAAGAATCACCACCAATCCTAATAAGCCTTGAAAGCGCAAAATGGGTAAAATTTTTGAATCAAGACTTTTTTTCTCTTGATATTTGCCTTGATGGAGATCAGGGGGATCTCTATGCAAGAAGTTGTTAGTTACATACAACGCAATGAAATAGCCAAAAGCAGTCAGGCTATACCACATACCTTGATTGGGGAACCGTGAAAACATTGTCGATAAGCACAGTGTTACCAAACCAGAACCGATCGCCCAGTCAAAGCCACTACCTAATAAATAAAATGGGTTCTCACGCCGCCATAAATTTAGCAAGCCCGCGATCGCAAAGCATAACAATCCCACTTGCCATAACAACACCCAAGGAAAAGCCACCATCTGCGTACTACTATCAGGCAGTAAGGTGAATAAAATATAGGCGGCGATGCCTAACTGGACGATTAACCGACCTGTACTCATAAAATTTGGTAGAACAATTTCGTAAAATAATTAGTATTTGACCGAGTAAATGGCATAAAGCACCTCAATAAATGTTTTAAAAGTGTTACTAAGCAACACTTTTAAAACATTTATTGGTTCTGGGTTAAGCGCAAAGTTCTGTAAGTCAGCAAGATAGACTTAAATTATGTCAGCTATGTCAGCAATTCTTATTATGAAATCGAATTTAAGATTTTACAGGTACAGAAAATCCTAAAATGGTGGCATTATGTAGATTGCTGTTACTTTACAACTTATGAACGGGGCTTCCACATTTTTTGATCCTAGTGACAAGATAGAGAGTGGATCAATTGCTACAGAAATGTTTTCCAGCAATAGTCCTGAAGAATTATTAAAAATTTTTTTAACTAACTTAGGCAATCGCCTAGCTGTTAGCAGAGTCGCAATTTATCAATTCATCAATCAGGATGAAGGAATTGTATTAGTAGAAGCAATTTCACCTAATATCCAGAGCATTAAAAAGCAAATATATCCAATTTCTTGTTTTGGAGTGGATTCTCTCCAAAACTACCGTCGAAGTCACGCTTTAGCATTGTCAGATATCGTTCAAATATCTGGAGCCATAAACTTACATCAATGTTGGCAAAAGACTCAGGTTACGGCAATGATGTCTGTCCCGATTTTGTTCAATTCCATTACATCATTTGACACAATCTGGGGATTAGCATTTGTTCAACAATGCGATTGCCCAAGACAATGGCAACCTCAAGAAGCTTATTTCTTGTATGAGCTATCTCAATTTTTAGGTCAGTGTTTACAGTCTTGGGAATTAAGGTTGCGATCGGCTATATTCCCTCAACCAGTACTTGCAGATGTACAGCCTTGGGATAAATCACATGATAAAGAAGAATTTGTCGTTAGAAGAGTGAAACTATCTAAAGACCTAAAAGTTAAACCAGATCTACAG is part of the Pseudanabaena sp. BC1403 genome and encodes:
- the speA gene encoding biosynthetic arginine decarboxylase; this encodes MLQEIQLPVVADAKKWTIQDSESLYRINGWGEPYFSINEAGHVTVSPKGDRGGCIDLFDLVNDLKQRGLRLPILVRFSDILADRIERINSTFAKAIARYNYNGVYRGVFPVKVNQQRQLVEEIAKYGKPFQFGLEAGSKPELLIALATLRTPGSLLICNGYKDAEYIETALLARKLGQNTIIVIEQLEEVEMIIRAATKLGIAPVVGVRAKLSAKGLGHWEDSTGDRAKFGLSMWEILETFEQLEAANMLDSLKLLHFHIGSQISNISTIKDALREAGQIYVQLAEMGAPMGHLDVGGGLGVDYDGSKTNFYASKNYSMQNYAYDIVAAIKDACAEKGVPVPTLTSESGRAIASHQSVLVFDVVGISGIPNQAIEPLKEDEHLIVRNLFEALENINENNYQEIYHDAVQFNQEAVSLFTFGYLSLKQRARVERLFWECCDRILKVTRKLNYVPDDLEDLERAMALTYYCNFSVFQSAPDSWAIDQLFPIMPIHRLNEEPNCRGTIADLTCDSDGKIDRFIDLRDVKSVLELHPFISEEPYFLALFLGGAYQEILGDLHNLFGDTDAVHIHATPNGYKVEHVIKGDSMTEVLEYVQYNRDAMLENIRQETERSLQEKQITLDEARLFLQKYEHCLNGYTYLS
- a CDS encoding GAF domain-containing protein yields the protein MNGASTFFDPSDKIESGSIATEMFSSNSPEELLKIFLTNLGNRLAVSRVAIYQFINQDEGIVLVEAISPNIQSIKKQIYPISCFGVDSLQNYRRSHALALSDIVQISGAINLHQCWQKTQVTAMMSVPILFNSITSFDTIWGLAFVQQCDCPRQWQPQEAYFLYELSQFLGQCLQSWELRLRSAIFPQPVLADVQPWDKSHDKEEFVVRRVKLSKDLKVKPDLQNPITDGIAVFKDFILSDIEENEVLDRSLIKNGETSINRAINIAMQRLDQRIQNSTDSYPRDFLQIDVPQDIYGVDLESITLEDVLESCAQDASPDQSWSKADYLQQRVGELIENMQEKLDEIAVLQQQVQELTASQQEFRQILLDLQSENLTQSIRDTVIEMYRSLS
- a CDS encoding O-antigen ligase family protein; the protein is MSTGRLIVQLGIAAYILFTLLPDSSTQMVAFPWVLLWQVGLLCFAIAGLLNLWRRENPFYLLGSGFDWAIGSGLVTLCLSTMFSRFPNQGMWYSLTAFGYFIALYVTNNFLHRDPPDLHQGKYQEKKSLDSKILPILRFQGLLGLVVILESLFLWITQTWLPQLNNFAKLNQWGLNLNYDFSDLQSRNWAPMGHQNYVAGFLMLVVPIFASLAIAQKGMWRSLWLMAIGLGLIDLYTTSSRGGFLGLGAIVAYGIIVALFYSRGNRWLVTFAGGGAIALLAFLISTNNRLRSLISGLITSSANPTQGSGELLFRVIAADVGWRIGLDHWLFGAGAGSAIMLYQQYRPQWAGREAELLFQLHSTPIHLWAELGIGAVITFVFLLVALITLFIKLHKSSTWQANSQDQVITYGLFGSLIGYGMLAITDYQLDVPAISGSLVIVFACLAYLGQRHTGELISLGHQKQPRLWLASIATVYLVAAIAWLVPVNMAWQASSVGFIYLSRAREDLATAKQEVLPEAIAAIEKFQDRLKFAHQFAPWEPYYPYQLGWNLADLALNYPNFPQSQAWQKDGLAWIKTAIAVNPNNEAGYNAAAWLSIRESSPSSAQEAEIYFRRGLELVPNKRSLFFGLGLSLLRQGKTNEAINSMTTEVINDPIFITSPIWKDAPFQSLYPQVLANLESSYRNNPSKAISLAALRWWNGNPNAVAELKQTGNSTAVLLANAIANDASALQSVKQNPQTPLEMVISAWLNPNLRDKLLERAYVFATSSLPDERSAATVKAMSDLMAQAPNFDAWFRLPLPANSPLVVNYRRARLGFSVVSRHLDGVVPLDFFNVSDRLEISLFLKDLFS
- a CDS encoding lipid-A-disaccharide synthase-related protein, yielding MEILCISNGHGEDIIAARICIELEKLGFSAIALPLVGVGHAYTKANIPIVEKFAQSMPSGGFVRMDSRQLARDVKGGLVGLTRKQLGFAWNWSRENRRTKRLILAVGDIVPLLFAWLPSQFGGCNFAFVATAKSEYYWRDRKSSLPHVKKPFGGSIFFPWERALMNSDRCKAIFVRDLLTAEILNRDFKLPAIYLGNSMMDGLETKGMNFGIGEDEWAVAILPGSRSPEAYENWMTLMLCAQVVSRAIPHNVHFLVAIAPDLDLEIIGQSIIQKGWQRIDETTFKVQNARLILLQDGFGDCLHQCHLGLAMAGTATEQMVGLGKPVITIAGNGPQFTRKFAEEQADLLGCSINLIEKPAQVADVLNEILQDPDYFQEVSRNGEERMGKAGASARIAKYIAEKI